The proteins below come from a single Corylus avellana chromosome ca3, CavTom2PMs-1.0 genomic window:
- the LOC132175672 gene encoding cytochrome P450 87A3 yields the protein MWAFCIGALVIISITHWLYSWRNPRCKGKLPPGSMGLPLLGESLQFFSPNTSSDVPPFIKKRTDRHGPIFRTNLVGRPVVISTDPDLNYFVFQQEGHLFQSWYPETFTQIFGRQNVGSLHGFMYKYLKNMVLNLFGPESLKKMLPEVEKAATRGLHRWSCQDAVELKDATASMIFDLTAKKLISYEADNSSENLRENFVAFIQGLISFPLDIPGTAYHKCLQGRKRAMGMLKRMLQERRAMPRKQQSDFFDYVLEELKKDGTILTEEIALDLMFVLLFASFETTSLALTLAIKFLSDHPLVLKQLTEEHEAILNNRENADSGLTWKEYKSMTFTFQFINETVRLANIVPGIFRKALRDIQFKGYTIPAGWAVMVCPPAVHLNPAKYEDPLAFNPWRWEGVELNGASKHFMAFGGGMRFCVGTEFTKVQMAVFLHCLVTKYRWQTIKGGNIVRTPGLQFPNGFHIQLCKKDTRKQDTTLHNQS from the exons ATGTGGGCTTTCTGCATTGGAGCTCTGGTAATCATAAGCATCACACATTGGCTTTACAGCTGGAGAAATCCCCGATGCAAAGGAAAACTCCCTCCAGGTTCAATGGGCTTGCCACTCCTTGGTGAGTCCCTCCAGTTCTTCTCTCCCAACACTTCTTCTGACGTTCCTCCGTTCATCAAAAAAAGGACGGATAG GCATGGGCCGATATTCAGGACAAATTTGGTCGGACGACCGGTCGTTATATCAACGGACCCGGATCTCAACTACTTCGTCTTCCAACAAGAGGGACATTTGTTTCAAAGCTGGTACCCGGAAACATTCACACAGATATTTGGACGACAGAATGTGGGATCATTACATGGGTTCATGTACAAGTACCTTAAGAACATGGTGCTGAATCTTTTTGGTCCTGAAAGCCTGAAAAAGATGCTCCCTGAAGTTGAAAAGGCAGCAACCAGAGGATTACACCGGTGGTCATGTCAGGACGCCGTTGAATTAAAAGACGCAACTGCAAGT ATGATTTTTGATCTGACTGCAAAGAAACTGATCAGTTATGAAGCGGATAACTCCTCAGAGAATCTAAGGGAGAACTTCGTTGCATTCATACAGGGATTAATTTCCTTCCCTTTGGACATTCCTGGAACAGCTTACCACAAATGTTTACAG GGTAGGAAAAGGGCAATGGGGATGCTGAAGCGCATGCTACAGGAAAGACGGGCAATGCCCAGGAAGCAGCAAAGTGATTTCTTTGATTATGTTCTTGAAGAGCTTAAAAAAGATGGAACAATTCTCACAGAGGAAATTGCTCTGGATTTGATGTTTGTGCTACTGTTTGCCAGCTTTGAAACCACCTCCCTGGCTCTAACTTTAGCAATCAAGTTTCTTTCAGACCATCCTCTAGTGCTGAAGCAATTAACG GAAGAGCATGAGGCAATTCTTAACAATCGGGAAAATGCTGATTCTGGACTTACATGGAAAGAATACAAATCAATGACATTTACATTCCAG TTCATAAATGAAACAGTAAGATTGGCAAATATAGTTCCAGGGATCTTCCGCAAAGCACTGAGAGATATTCAGTTTAAAG GATATACCATTCCAGCAGGTTGGGCCGTTATGGTCTGTCCCCCAGCTGTACACTTGAACCCTGCAAAATATGAAGATCCCCTCGCTTTCAATCCATGGAGATGGGAG GGAGTGGAATTAAATGGTGCATCCAAACATTTCATGGCTTTCGGTGGTGGCATGAGGTTCTGTGTCGGAACCGAATTTACTAAGGTGCAAATGGCAGTGTTTCTCCATTGTTTGGTAACGAAGTACAG GTGGCAAACAATCAAAGGAGGAAATATTGTTAGAACTCCTGGTTTACAATTTCCAAATGGATTTCACATTCAGCTCTGTAAGAAGGATACAAGGAAACAGGACACAACTCTACATAACCAAAGCTGA